A genomic stretch from Xanthocytophaga agilis includes:
- the wecB gene encoding non-hydrolyzing UDP-N-acetylglucosamine 2-epimerase, producing MQKKLLTVVGTRPNIIKITQFDKVVQQYPQLTHKLLHTGQHYNHNMSDVFFEELHLAQPQYRIQAETTTVITQMAQIMQGIEGVVREYKPDMLLVVGDVTSTLAAALVANKTNTPLAHIESGLRSYDREMPEEINRILTDAITDLFFVTEQSGLDNLLSEKKSPESIHLVGNTMIDTLVAYDVDIQQSKILGKLEIQPQHYALMTMHRPGNVDTLSGLEQLLDIIAELTRELKIIFPIHPRTLNRLKEFNLYDQVETNPNLILSDPVGYLDFQKLILHARYVITDSGGIQEETTFRKVPCITLRPNTERPSTIDLGSNTLLHFDKEKILTTVNQINTGDYKTCGIPPLWDGKATERIFSLIDKFLN from the coding sequence ATGCAAAAAAAACTGCTTACAGTTGTAGGAACACGTCCCAATATTATTAAAATTACTCAATTTGATAAGGTTGTACAGCAATATCCTCAGCTTACTCATAAATTACTGCATACAGGCCAGCATTATAATCACAATATGAGTGATGTTTTTTTTGAGGAACTTCATCTTGCACAACCACAATACCGAATTCAGGCAGAAACTACTACTGTTATTACTCAGATGGCTCAGATTATGCAGGGCATTGAGGGGGTAGTCCGTGAATATAAACCAGATATGCTATTAGTAGTAGGCGATGTTACATCTACACTGGCAGCAGCACTGGTAGCAAATAAAACAAATACGCCATTAGCCCATATAGAAAGTGGCTTACGCAGTTATGATAGGGAAATGCCTGAAGAAATAAACCGGATATTGACAGACGCGATTACGGACCTGTTCTTCGTAACAGAGCAAAGCGGACTTGATAATTTGCTATCAGAAAAGAAATCGCCAGAATCAATTCATCTGGTAGGCAATACAATGATTGATACATTAGTAGCTTATGATGTAGATATTCAGCAATCCAAAATACTGGGAAAACTGGAAATACAGCCTCAACACTATGCACTGATGACTATGCACCGTCCAGGAAACGTAGATACTCTCTCCGGACTGGAACAACTGCTGGATATTATCGCCGAATTAACCCGTGAACTAAAAATTATTTTCCCGATTCATCCCAGAACACTCAATCGTCTTAAAGAATTTAATCTGTATGACCAGGTAGAAACTAATCCCAATCTTATTCTATCTGATCCTGTAGGATACTTGGATTTTCAGAAACTAATTCTGCATGCCCGTTATGTCATTACAGACAGCGGTGGAATCCAAGAAGAAACAACATTCAGAAAGGTGCCATGTATCACCCTGAGACCTAACACAGAAAGACCATCTACGATAGATCTCGGTTCCAATACACTTCTGCACTTTGACAAAGAAAAAATCCTGACAACTGTAAATCAGATTAATACTGGCGATTACAAGACTTGTGGCATTCCGCCTCTTTGGGATGGAAAAGCAACTGAGCGGATTTTCTCTTTAATAGATAAATTCCTGAACTAA
- the mce gene encoding methylmalonyl-CoA epimerase, whose amino-acid sequence MQKIEHIGVAVKDVDFSEQLFEKLLGVASYKREFVESENVITSFFQVGDSKIELLQATNPDSAIAKYIEKRGEGMHHIAFEVKDIYAEMKRLEGEGFTLINAMPKFGADNKLVCFLHPKTTNGVLIELCQAIENTSGS is encoded by the coding sequence ATGCAAAAAATAGAACATATAGGAGTAGCTGTCAAAGATGTAGATTTTTCAGAACAGTTATTTGAAAAATTATTGGGAGTTGCTTCTTACAAGCGGGAGTTTGTAGAATCTGAAAATGTAATTACCTCTTTTTTTCAGGTTGGAGATAGCAAGATCGAATTATTACAGGCTACTAACCCTGATAGTGCAATTGCCAAATATATTGAAAAAAGAGGAGAGGGTATGCATCACATTGCTTTTGAGGTGAAGGACATCTATGCTGAAATGAAGAGATTGGAAGGAGAAGGGTTTACCCTGATTAATGCAATGCCTAAGTTTGGAGCAGATAATAAACTGGTATGTTTTTTACATCCCAAGACAACTAACGGGGTCTTAATAGAGTTATGTCAAGCTATTGAGAATACATCTGGCAGTTAG
- the corA gene encoding magnesium/cobalt transporter CorA has translation MVRIFYKQGRFIQKETDLRELSHLENILWIDLQGATRDDEEWIETKCNVSFQTPQEIVEIESSARYFEQNSTINANSNFLQPDHNGYHLYPVSFMLRNNILFTYRTGDSKTFADTVRKMKVNAEMFSTGDDVFLTLLETRIESDADLLEGISREITVMSKKLNLEKKPNESYVLKISELLEYAMMVRESTIDKQRVMSAVLRSALFSDYHKERLRIILKDISSLLEYATFNFERLEYLQDTITGLINLEQNQIIKIFTVFTIVFLPPTLIAGIFGMNYQALPTSGKEWGFYFALLLMILSSAFILYFFRRKRWI, from the coding sequence ATGGTGCGTATTTTTTATAAACAGGGAAGGTTTATTCAGAAAGAAACGGATCTGCGGGAGTTGAGTCACTTGGAAAATATTCTTTGGATTGATCTGCAGGGGGCAACTCGTGATGATGAAGAATGGATTGAAACGAAGTGTAATGTTAGCTTTCAGACACCTCAGGAGATTGTTGAAATCGAGAGTAGTGCCCGTTATTTTGAACAAAACAGCACCATCAATGCCAACTCTAACTTTTTACAGCCAGATCACAATGGCTATCATCTGTATCCGGTTTCCTTTATGCTGCGAAACAATATTTTGTTTACGTATCGTACAGGAGACTCCAAAACTTTTGCTGATACGGTTCGAAAAATGAAGGTGAATGCAGAAATGTTTTCTACAGGAGATGATGTGTTTCTGACCTTACTGGAAACTCGAATCGAATCAGATGCTGATTTGCTGGAAGGTATTTCCCGGGAGATTACAGTGATGAGTAAAAAATTGAATCTGGAGAAGAAGCCTAACGAGAGTTACGTTTTGAAAATCAGTGAATTGCTGGAATATGCCATGATGGTCAGAGAAAGTACCATTGATAAACAACGGGTAATGTCTGCTGTGCTGCGTAGTGCGTTATTTTCAGACTATCATAAAGAAAGATTACGCATTATTCTGAAAGATATTTCTTCTCTTCTGGAGTATGCTACTTTTAATTTTGAACGACTAGAGTATCTGCAAGATACTATCACAGGACTTATTAATCTGGAGCAAAACCAGATTATCAAAATATTCACAGTATTTACAATAGTTTTTCTTCCTCCAACATTAATTGCAGGCATTTTTGGGATGAACTATCAGGCATTACCTACATCTGGAAAAGAATGGGGATTTTATTTTGCCTTATTACTAATGATTTTATCCTCTGCCTTTATCCTGTACTTTTTTCGCCGAAAACGCTGGATTTAA
- a CDS encoding GumC family protein, translating into MNQEFSSPLENKDIDFGQIFKLILSHWWVIVLCLIIGIISANLYNRYTVPIYSSTGTIIVKDESSTTLGADAAQLQEWDILHLKKNLTTEIEIIKSQSVIERAVSHMTFVDVSYFAMGRFKTTELYKNTPFIVAIDTFYAREQKFNIQFLDTARFKFSYQRGEEEISSVHRINEKINNQFGIFSITKNIQRPSNPTLNEPYSFIVHYPWTPIGKFRGSVGISRGNEETSMLYISCQDNVPERAMDFVNALIKAYQERSVEEKTKVAKNTLKFIGELLAAYRDSLNSSEQQIERFQRSKGIINLTPDFSQSRLVKYIDQKANLELELRALDSLETSVRKGKDPSLISTTNMGTEDSRFASSLSQISQLQIRRNMMQTSLTPNNPELKRIDRQLELARKNLFTTLQSYKDALENNLRTINQEIRKYETELDKIPSTQRENTGIRRRYEIHASNYQSLLARRESYSIAEAATLSDVVVLDYAYLPGGPVRPKPNSAYVIAIFVSLSIAATFIIIKILLKDTITDRSEVEKNTRVPILGIVSHSPRPGKSNLVVIDRPKSIISESFRSIRTNLQYLASQSEHKVVLVTSTISGEGKTFFTLNIGSILALSDKKVLMVGLDLRKPKLQLEFNLPGEKGITQVLIGKLKWQDAIVHTPVNNLHLLPAGAIPPNPSELIMSPAMEQLMEDLRNEYDYILIDTPPVGLVTDAVIAMKFADVNVYLVRQKKSKKVFLETINKIYQEKTAKNLAIVLNDFRTSSGYGYNYGYGYGYGYGYGYYDEDTTKKTLLKRIFKRLGSPFQWIRRRFDSQ; encoded by the coding sequence ATGAATCAGGAGTTTTCCTCCCCCTTGGAGAATAAGGATATTGATTTTGGACAAATATTTAAACTAATTCTAAGCCATTGGTGGGTGATTGTATTGTGTTTAATTATAGGTATAATAAGTGCCAATCTGTACAATCGATATACTGTTCCTATATATAGTTCTACAGGAACTATCATTGTCAAAGATGAATCCTCTACAACATTGGGAGCAGATGCGGCTCAACTACAAGAATGGGACATTCTTCATTTGAAAAAGAATCTGACTACAGAGATTGAGATAATAAAATCTCAGAGTGTTATAGAACGCGCTGTAAGTCATATGACTTTTGTTGATGTATCTTATTTTGCAATGGGTCGATTTAAAACCACCGAACTATATAAAAACACTCCATTTATTGTTGCTATTGACACATTTTATGCCAGAGAACAGAAATTTAATATTCAGTTTCTTGATACTGCTAGGTTTAAATTCAGCTATCAAAGGGGGGAAGAAGAGATTAGTTCCGTGCATAGAATCAATGAAAAAATTAATAATCAATTTGGTATATTCTCTATAACTAAAAACATCCAAAGACCGAGCAATCCTACTCTTAATGAACCTTACTCTTTTATTGTACATTATCCCTGGACACCTATAGGTAAATTCAGAGGAAGTGTAGGCATATCTCGAGGAAATGAAGAAACATCTATGCTCTATATTTCCTGCCAAGACAATGTTCCTGAAAGAGCTATGGATTTTGTCAATGCATTAATTAAAGCATATCAGGAGCGATCTGTCGAAGAAAAGACCAAAGTGGCTAAAAACACATTAAAATTTATTGGAGAGTTATTAGCTGCATATAGAGATTCATTAAATTCATCAGAACAACAGATTGAAAGATTTCAACGTAGCAAAGGTATTATTAATCTGACACCTGATTTTTCACAGAGCCGCCTTGTAAAGTATATTGATCAAAAAGCAAATCTGGAATTGGAACTTCGGGCACTGGATTCATTAGAAACATCTGTACGTAAAGGCAAAGATCCGAGCTTGATTTCCACAACAAACATGGGAACAGAAGATAGTCGTTTTGCTAGTTCTTTGTCACAGATAAGCCAGTTACAAATTAGAAGAAATATGATGCAGACATCATTAACTCCTAATAACCCTGAATTAAAACGTATTGACAGACAGCTAGAGCTAGCTCGAAAAAATTTATTCACAACACTGCAAAGCTATAAAGACGCACTGGAAAATAATTTGCGTACCATTAACCAGGAAATACGAAAATACGAAACTGAACTTGACAAGATACCATCAACACAACGCGAAAATACAGGTATTCGTCGGCGCTATGAAATACACGCATCTAATTATCAGTCCTTATTGGCAAGAAGAGAAAGCTATAGTATTGCAGAAGCAGCTACATTATCTGATGTAGTTGTTCTCGATTATGCATACCTTCCTGGTGGTCCTGTTCGTCCCAAGCCTAATTCTGCATATGTCATAGCAATATTTGTTAGTCTATCAATAGCTGCAACATTTATTATCATTAAAATCCTTTTAAAAGATACTATAACAGATCGCAGTGAGGTTGAGAAAAACACACGAGTTCCGATTTTAGGTATTGTCAGTCATAGCCCACGGCCAGGGAAATCTAATCTGGTAGTAATTGACAGGCCTAAATCTATAATTTCGGAATCTTTTCGTTCTATTCGAACTAATCTTCAGTATTTGGCAAGCCAGTCTGAACATAAAGTTGTTTTGGTTACCTCCACTATTAGTGGCGAAGGAAAAACGTTCTTTACATTAAATATTGGTTCTATCCTGGCTCTTTCTGACAAAAAGGTGTTGATGGTAGGTTTGGATCTACGAAAGCCAAAATTACAATTAGAATTTAACTTACCAGGAGAAAAAGGCATTACTCAAGTACTTATAGGCAAACTAAAATGGCAGGATGCTATTGTCCATACACCTGTCAATAATCTACATCTTTTACCAGCGGGGGCTATCCCACCTAATCCATCGGAGCTAATTATGAGTCCGGCAATGGAACAGCTTATGGAAGATTTACGCAATGAGTATGACTATATTCTTATAGATACACCACCAGTAGGTCTGGTAACAGATGCAGTAATTGCTATGAAATTTGCTGATGTAAATGTATACCTGGTTAGGCAAAAGAAGTCCAAGAAAGTCTTTTTAGAAACCATCAATAAAATATATCAGGAAAAAACAGCAAAAAACCTTGCCATTGTTCTTAACGATTTTCGCACAAGTTCAGGGTATGGATATAATTACGGATATGGGTATGGATACGGCTATGGTTATGGCTATTATGATGAGGATACAACTAAAAAGACGCTGTTAAAACGTATATTTAAACGCTTAGGATCTCCATTTCAGTGGATTCGCAGAAGATTCGACAGCCAATAG
- a CDS encoding iron-sulfur cluster assembly accessory protein, translating into MITITDIAKDKIIELRQKDGLNGEHNIRVAVSGGGCSGLMYDLKFDAAIQPQDQIFEDKGIKILVDKKSLLYLLGTELDFSDGLNGKGFQFKNPNATRTCGCGESFAV; encoded by the coding sequence ATGATTACAATAACAGATATAGCCAAAGATAAAATCATTGAACTGCGTCAGAAAGATGGGTTAAACGGTGAACACAATATTCGTGTAGCAGTATCAGGTGGTGGATGTTCTGGTTTAATGTATGATCTGAAGTTTGATGCAGCTATCCAACCACAGGACCAGATCTTTGAAGACAAAGGAATTAAAATTTTGGTTGACAAGAAGAGTCTTTTGTATCTGTTGGGAACAGAGCTGGATTTTTCAGATGGATTAAATGGAAAAGGCTTCCAGTTCAAAAACCCTAATGCAACCCGTACCTGTGGATGTGGAGAAAGTTTTGCAGTCTAA
- a CDS encoding SulP family inorganic anion transporter, with product MKKSEPVVIPKDGLGGLQENVNSDVLSGFLVFLLALPLSLGIAKASDFPPIYGVITAIIGGIVVSLFAGSPLTIKGPAAGLIVICTGAVTEFGGGEHGWHLALGAIVVAGVIQVVLGFLKLGKYSDFIPVSAIHGMLAAVGITIFAKQIHTLLGADPKDLEGLSSIALLERIPTSLLEMNTSIAMIGIISLLIMFGMPLIQNKIIKKIPAFLIVLLVSIPMAISMDFKNTQPGFSLVKVGNLVDSLSLNVDFSGIQMTGVFVKYVILFAFVSTIESVLTVKAIDGLDPYHRKSDIDKDILAIGIGNVVSGLLGGLPIISEVTRSAANVNNGARTRWANFFHGLSLLVFVLLATPVIEMIPNAALAAMLIFIGYRLASPKEFRHMYEIGWQQLVVFLATIIVTLVEGLLIGVLAGIAIKLFLNLFLGKTQPKNIFKAQILHSNHGTRHEIRLSGSATFSNYLSIKKEIDKIPTNNDVIVDLSGVTLADHTVIANLEALGRDFQAGGGQFSIIGLEELQSLGHTDSSTHRKVNIARMHMG from the coding sequence ATGAAAAAATCAGAGCCTGTTGTGATTCCCAAAGATGGTTTGGGTGGGTTGCAAGAGAACGTCAACTCTGATGTTTTATCAGGATTTTTGGTGTTTCTATTGGCATTACCTCTAAGTCTTGGGATTGCAAAGGCAAGTGATTTTCCTCCAATATATGGTGTGATTACAGCTATAATAGGAGGTATTGTTGTAAGTCTGTTTGCGGGGTCTCCTCTGACTATCAAGGGACCTGCTGCCGGGTTGATTGTAATCTGTACTGGAGCTGTAACTGAGTTTGGAGGCGGTGAACATGGATGGCATTTGGCTTTAGGTGCAATCGTTGTGGCAGGAGTAATACAGGTTGTTTTAGGCTTTCTGAAACTTGGTAAGTATTCTGATTTTATTCCAGTATCAGCTATTCATGGTATGCTGGCAGCTGTAGGGATCACGATTTTTGCCAAACAGATTCACACCTTACTAGGTGCTGATCCCAAAGATCTGGAAGGATTAAGCTCGATTGCTTTATTGGAGCGTATACCTACTAGTTTACTGGAAATGAATACTTCTATTGCCATGATTGGTATTATAAGTTTACTGATCATGTTTGGAATGCCATTGATCCAGAATAAGATAATTAAAAAGATTCCTGCTTTTCTTATTGTCTTATTGGTAAGTATTCCAATGGCAATCAGTATGGATTTTAAAAATACCCAACCTGGTTTTTCACTTGTAAAAGTTGGAAATCTGGTAGATAGTTTGAGCCTGAATGTAGATTTTTCAGGGATTCAGATGACAGGAGTATTTGTGAAATATGTGATTCTCTTTGCTTTTGTTAGTACCATAGAGTCTGTTTTGACTGTCAAGGCAATAGATGGTTTGGACCCCTATCATAGAAAGTCTGATATTGACAAAGATATTCTGGCAATCGGGATCGGAAATGTTGTATCTGGTTTGCTGGGAGGATTGCCGATAATATCGGAGGTGACCCGTAGTGCTGCCAATGTGAATAATGGAGCCAGAACCCGCTGGGCTAATTTTTTTCATGGTTTGTCATTGCTTGTGTTTGTCTTGTTGGCTACTCCTGTTATTGAAATGATCCCTAATGCGGCATTAGCTGCAATGTTAATATTCATTGGTTATCGGCTGGCCTCTCCAAAAGAATTTCGTCATATGTATGAAATTGGCTGGCAGCAATTGGTTGTTTTTCTGGCAACAATTATAGTTACGTTGGTAGAAGGATTACTAATAGGTGTATTGGCGGGTATCGCAATCAAACTTTTTCTAAACCTTTTTCTAGGGAAAACACAACCTAAAAATATTTTCAAAGCTCAGATTTTACACTCCAATCATGGTACTCGTCATGAGATCAGATTGTCTGGTTCTGCTACATTTAGCAACTATCTGAGTATTAAAAAGGAAATTGACAAGATTCCTACAAATAACGATGTGATTGTTGATTTATCAGGAGTGACTCTGGCTGATCATACAGTGATTGCTAATCTGGAGGCTTTAGGGAGAGATTTTCAGGCTGGAGGCGGTCAATTTTCTATCATTGGCCTAGAAGAATTACAATCGTTAGGACATACAGATTCTTCTACTCATCGTAAAGTAAATATAGCACGTATGCATATGGGTTAA
- a CDS encoding response regulator transcription factor has protein sequence MKILVIEDEPKVASFIQKGLEEQTYDVEIAFDGFIGQKMALSASYDVIIMDVNLPQINGFELCKNLRNNHLRTPILMLTAFGTTDDKLTGFDAGVDDYMVKPFEFRELLARIKALYKRSTDAGSSSNILRVADLELNTDDKSVKRGGKKIDLTAKEFGLLEYFIRNKGKVVSRVDIAEKVWEITFDTGTNVIDVYVNFLRKKIDKDFEPKLIHTVVGMGYILREE, from the coding sequence ATGAAGATACTTGTAATTGAAGATGAACCCAAAGTAGCCTCTTTTATCCAAAAAGGATTGGAAGAACAAACATATGATGTAGAAATAGCTTTTGATGGGTTTATTGGGCAAAAGATGGCTCTAAGCGCCTCCTATGATGTAATCATTATGGATGTGAACCTACCACAGATCAATGGATTTGAGTTATGTAAGAATCTTAGAAATAATCATTTAAGGACTCCTATTCTCATGCTTACCGCCTTTGGGACTACTGATGATAAGCTCACAGGGTTTGATGCCGGAGTAGATGATTATATGGTTAAACCATTTGAATTCAGAGAATTGCTAGCTCGTATTAAAGCCTTATACAAACGTAGCACAGATGCTGGAAGTTCTAGTAATATTCTCAGAGTTGCAGATCTTGAACTCAATACAGATGATAAAAGTGTGAAACGGGGAGGGAAAAAGATCGATCTGACTGCAAAAGAATTTGGTTTACTGGAATACTTTATCCGAAACAAAGGTAAGGTTGTTTCCAGAGTTGATATTGCTGAAAAGGTATGGGAAATTACCTTTGATACGGGTACTAATGTGATTGATGTGTATGTGAATTTTTTGAGAAAGAAAATTGATAAAGATTTTGAACCCAAATTAATTCATACTGTAGTGGGTATGGGTTATATTCTTAGAGAAGAGTAA
- a CDS encoding polysaccharide biosynthesis/export family protein — translation MKYYIWFLFIVLLISSFGCIPYKRVVYFQKTAADAPDSTYLNQDYEFTIAPFDILALKMTGFINEEGQNVLSPFNTPVNASGASAGAAYGAGILVDKNGEIELHYVGKVKVAGLTLDQAADTLKSALAKYIITADNGISVDIKILNYSITVLGEVGSQGILKVENEYITLTDAIAKSGGVTQFGNMKTVRIIRSDRLTKKTTTYRVDLTTQTPVSPILSRLQPNDVIVVDPLRRKQFSTASQVIALLSTVITVPLLIISTVNTINNFTK, via the coding sequence ATGAAATATTACATCTGGTTTCTATTTATAGTTCTACTTATATCATCTTTTGGTTGCATTCCATATAAAAGAGTTGTCTACTTTCAGAAAACAGCAGCAGATGCACCGGACTCTACCTATCTGAACCAAGATTATGAGTTCACAATAGCTCCATTTGACATTTTGGCACTAAAGATGACAGGCTTTATCAATGAAGAAGGTCAAAATGTATTAAGCCCTTTTAATACTCCTGTAAATGCAAGTGGTGCTTCAGCAGGGGCAGCTTATGGGGCTGGAATTCTAGTAGATAAAAATGGAGAAATTGAATTACATTATGTTGGAAAAGTAAAAGTTGCAGGTTTAACACTTGATCAAGCTGCAGATACTTTGAAATCAGCGTTGGCAAAGTATATTATTACTGCAGATAATGGAATTAGTGTAGATATTAAAATACTTAACTATTCTATAACTGTTTTGGGAGAAGTAGGATCACAAGGAATTTTAAAGGTAGAAAATGAATATATAACTCTTACAGATGCAATAGCAAAATCTGGAGGGGTAACACAATTTGGCAATATGAAAACTGTCAGAATTATCAGATCAGATAGATTGACAAAGAAAACTACAACCTATCGTGTTGACTTAACGACCCAGACACCAGTATCTCCTATATTATCCAGATTGCAACCAAATGATGTTATTGTAGTAGATCCTCTTCGTCGAAAACAATTTAGTACAGCAAGTCAGGTAATTGCCCTGCTATCTACTGTTATTACAGTACCGCTACTAATTATAAGTACCGTCAATACTATTAACAATTTTACCAAATAA
- the thiL gene encoding thiamine-phosphate kinase, with the protein MDITRTELASLGEFGLINHINSRFSLQNPESIKGIGDDAAVIAQDATHYTLLSTDMLVEGVHFDLSYTPLPHLGFKAVAVNVSDIAAMYGIPKQIVIGLAVSNRFSVEAIDAFYEGVKAACDTFKVDLIGGDTTSSRSGLVISISVVGVTEHDKVVYRNTAKPTDIVCVTGDLGAAYLGLQVLEREKQVYMQDPSMQPELTGREYILQRQLRPSARMDIIHELREMSVVPTAMIDVSDGVASDILHICKQSNVGVALFEDKIPIDATAYDTALELKLDPITCALNGGEDYELLFTIQQSDYEKIKNHADISLIGYIQEAAKGNELVTKSGNRIALQAQGWVHF; encoded by the coding sequence ATGGATATAACACGTACAGAACTTGCTTCATTAGGAGAGTTTGGACTCATAAATCACATAAACTCACGTTTCTCATTGCAAAATCCTGAGTCAATTAAAGGTATAGGCGATGATGCTGCTGTAATTGCACAGGATGCAACACATTACACACTTCTTTCTACAGACATGTTGGTAGAAGGCGTACATTTTGACCTTAGTTATACGCCATTACCTCATTTGGGTTTCAAAGCTGTAGCCGTAAATGTCTCGGATATTGCAGCAATGTATGGAATCCCTAAACAGATTGTTATAGGATTAGCTGTAAGTAACAGGTTTTCTGTAGAAGCTATAGATGCCTTTTATGAAGGTGTAAAAGCAGCCTGCGATACCTTTAAAGTAGATTTGATTGGAGGAGATACTACCTCTTCCCGTTCAGGATTGGTTATTTCAATATCTGTTGTGGGTGTGACAGAACATGATAAGGTAGTCTATCGCAATACTGCCAAACCTACTGATATTGTTTGTGTGACAGGCGATCTGGGGGCTGCCTATCTTGGATTGCAAGTTTTGGAACGAGAGAAACAAGTGTATATGCAGGATCCGTCTATGCAGCCAGAGTTAACGGGTCGGGAATACATTTTACAACGCCAGTTACGCCCTTCTGCTCGTATGGATATTATTCATGAACTCCGTGAAATGAGTGTTGTTCCGACTGCTATGATCGACGTATCTGATGGTGTTGCTTCAGATATTCTGCATATTTGCAAACAATCGAATGTTGGAGTTGCCTTGTTTGAGGATAAAATCCCCATTGATGCTACAGCCTACGATACAGCCTTAGAATTAAAGTTAGATCCGATTACATGTGCTTTGAATGGGGGTGAAGATTATGAACTGTTGTTTACCATACAGCAGTCTGACTATGAAAAAATAAAAAATCATGCAGATATTTCACTTATTGGATATATACAGGAAGCAGCAAAAGGCAATGAACTGGTAACAAAATCCGGTAATCGAATCGCTCTTCAAGCTCAGGGATGGGTTCATTTTTAA